A genomic window from Archaeoglobus profundus DSM 5631 includes:
- a CDS encoding CDC48 family AAA ATPase yields MTDKKEAVLRVAEAYYRDVGRGIARIDPEVMEKLGLQSGDVIEIIGKETVPAIVWPGYPEDRGKGIIRIDGSIRNNAGVGIGDRVRIRKVEARPAEKIVLAPTEPVRLMGGEAYLLRLLEGRPVKRGQKIRVEVFGHVLTFVIVSTKPTGVVIVNRDTDIELKERPVEEIKRNVPNVTYEDIGGLKRELRLVREMIELPLKHPELFQRLGIDPPKGVLLYGPPGTGKTLIAKAVANEVDAHFIPVSGPEIMSKYYGESEQRLREIFEEAKENAPSIIFFDEIDAIAPKREEVTGEVERRVVAQLLALMDGLEARGDVIVIGATNRPDAIDPALRRPGRFDREIEIGVPDREGRKEILQIHTRGMPIEPDYNRNDVLKVLRQMKEEGKNVDKFIERVEKATSEEEIVNILKEDEEIFSEVRNRLIDLMLEELADLTVGFVGADLAALAKEAAMHALRKRIESGEIDVEAEEIPEEVLERLKVTKEDFLEALKLIEPSAMREVLVEIPKVTWDDVGGLEHAKQELREAIEWPLKYPDIYRATGIKPPKGILLYGPPGTGKTLLAKAVANEANANFISVKGPELLSKWVGESITGDEIVLAKVNGKLKVLTAEELYNAWMNGEEIEIPCIRFESDEVVFSKLERVAKHVRRTPIYEIRTKTGRIVKVTADHSIFTIRNGEIVPIKTSELKKGDIVLIPQYLPELHEDEVEGVKINEDLALLIGLYIAEGSMNKGRVRIHTRDEDIIEKLNEICEKLGLEGKYYDDGSYHIKGLKFFEHFGVGAKNKRLGDALSLRRDLLAKVLQGYFSGDGSFYLKNHKRSAFIEAVTTSRQLANELLVALQRFGIVANLKVRRNRCGNYEYRILIGRTEFIRIFAEEIGFIQKDKMVRINEFLMSRRWTRGKTDVPAELVNCSNVDVLSDRVALKLGYKVKALFFDRVSSIRKLNREDKFVYDLVEVVEGSNFIAGGIVVHNSERHVREMFRKAKQVAPCILFFDEIDALAPRRGLGADTNVTERVVSQLLTELDGIEELKDVFVIAATNRPDMIDPALLRPGRIERHIYIPPPDKAGRKEIFKIHLRGKPLAFDDEDVRKAVELLKAENKEFDKVKSAQDIDKLPDELRRKLEEKLRELICEWLAEKTEGYTGADIEAVCREAGMLAIREAVKPGMTKEEAKEIAKRIRITKRHLEKAIERVKPSLTKEDLKKYEEIMETFHKMYA; encoded by the coding sequence TTGACGGATAAGAAGGAAGCAGTTTTGAGGGTCGCCGAGGCGTATTATCGAGATGTTGGTAGAGGCATTGCGAGAATAGATCCCGAAGTTATGGAAAAACTGGGATTGCAGAGCGGTGATGTCATAGAGATTATAGGTAAGGAAACTGTTCCAGCAATAGTCTGGCCGGGCTATCCTGAGGATAGGGGTAAGGGGATTATCAGGATAGACGGTAGCATTAGAAACAACGCTGGAGTTGGGATAGGTGACAGGGTTAGAATAAGAAAGGTTGAGGCGAGGCCTGCTGAGAAGATAGTTCTAGCTCCAACAGAGCCAGTTAGACTGATGGGCGGTGAAGCTTACCTGCTCAGACTCTTGGAGGGAAGACCGGTTAAGAGAGGGCAGAAGATCAGGGTTGAAGTGTTCGGGCACGTTTTGACATTTGTAATAGTCTCAACTAAGCCGACAGGTGTCGTTATAGTGAACAGAGATACGGACATAGAACTTAAGGAGAGGCCAGTTGAAGAAATCAAGAGGAACGTTCCTAACGTAACTTATGAAGACATAGGTGGCCTGAAGAGGGAACTTAGACTAGTTAGGGAGATGATAGAACTCCCACTGAAGCATCCCGAACTCTTCCAACGCTTAGGAATAGATCCGCCGAAGGGTGTACTGTTGTACGGGCCACCGGGAACTGGTAAGACTTTAATTGCTAAAGCCGTTGCTAACGAGGTTGATGCACACTTCATTCCTGTGAGCGGCCCAGAGATCATGAGCAAGTACTACGGAGAGTCAGAGCAGAGATTAAGGGAGATATTTGAGGAGGCTAAGGAGAATGCTCCATCGATAATATTCTTCGACGAGATTGACGCAATAGCTCCAAAAAGAGAGGAAGTTACAGGAGAAGTTGAAAGAAGGGTTGTAGCTCAGCTTTTGGCTTTGATGGATGGTTTAGAGGCTAGAGGAGACGTCATCGTAATAGGCGCAACCAACAGACCGGATGCGATTGATCCAGCTTTGAGAAGACCCGGTAGATTCGATAGAGAAATTGAGATCGGTGTCCCAGATAGAGAGGGTAGGAAGGAGATTTTGCAGATTCACACTAGGGGAATGCCAATAGAGCCAGATTACAACAGGAACGATGTGCTTAAGGTTCTTAGACAGATGAAGGAAGAGGGTAAGAATGTTGACAAATTCATAGAAAGAGTCGAGAAGGCTACGAGTGAGGAGGAGATAGTTAACATACTCAAAGAGGATGAAGAAATCTTTAGCGAGGTCAGAAACAGGCTCATAGACTTGATGCTTGAAGAATTAGCAGATCTGACGGTAGGTTTCGTAGGTGCAGATCTTGCCGCTTTGGCTAAGGAAGCTGCAATGCATGCGTTGAGGAAGAGGATAGAGAGCGGAGAGATAGATGTCGAGGCTGAGGAGATTCCAGAGGAAGTGCTTGAGAGACTTAAGGTTACGAAGGAGGACTTCTTGGAGGCTCTTAAGTTGATAGAGCCTTCTGCAATGAGAGAGGTGCTTGTAGAAATCCCGAAGGTCACGTGGGATGATGTGGGTGGGCTTGAGCATGCGAAGCAGGAGTTGAGAGAGGCTATAGAATGGCCTTTGAAGTATCCAGACATCTACAGAGCTACTGGCATAAAGCCACCTAAGGGAATCCTGCTTTACGGACCGCCCGGCACGGGTAAAACACTGCTGGCTAAGGCCGTAGCAAACGAAGCTAACGCCAACTTCATAAGTGTTAAAGGTCCTGAGTTGCTGAGTAAGTGGGTCGGTGAGTCAATAACTGGAGATGAAATAGTTTTAGCTAAGGTGAATGGTAAGCTTAAGGTTTTGACAGCTGAGGAGCTTTATAATGCTTGGATGAACGGAGAAGAAATAGAGATACCCTGCATTAGATTTGAAAGCGACGAGGTTGTTTTTTCGAAGTTGGAGAGGGTAGCCAAGCATGTCAGAAGGACTCCAATATATGAGATAAGAACAAAAACCGGAAGAATTGTAAAGGTTACTGCGGATCACTCAATATTTACGATTAGGAACGGTGAAATCGTACCAATAAAGACATCAGAGCTTAAGAAGGGGGACATCGTTCTAATACCGCAGTACCTTCCAGAACTGCATGAGGATGAGGTAGAAGGGGTTAAGATAAACGAAGATTTGGCTTTGCTGATAGGATTATACATAGCGGAAGGATCGATGAATAAAGGTAGAGTAAGGATACACACGAGGGATGAAGATATTATAGAGAAGCTGAATGAGATTTGCGAGAAACTTGGTTTGGAGGGCAAATACTACGATGACGGAAGCTACCACATAAAGGGTCTAAAGTTCTTCGAGCATTTCGGAGTTGGTGCAAAGAACAAGAGGCTTGGAGATGCCCTATCTCTTAGAAGGGATTTGCTCGCTAAGGTACTGCAAGGTTACTTCAGTGGTGACGGATCGTTCTACCTTAAGAATCACAAAAGATCAGCCTTCATAGAGGCTGTAACGACGAGCAGGCAGTTAGCTAACGAGTTACTCGTTGCACTTCAAAGATTTGGAATTGTAGCCAATCTAAAGGTTAGAAGGAACAGATGTGGCAACTACGAATACAGGATTTTAATAGGAAGAACTGAGTTCATAAGGATATTTGCAGAGGAGATAGGGTTCATTCAGAAGGATAAGATGGTCAGAATAAATGAGTTTCTAATGAGTAGAAGGTGGACGAGAGGAAAGACCGATGTTCCAGCAGAGCTCGTAAACTGCAGTAATGTTGACGTTTTAAGCGATAGAGTAGCCTTGAAATTAGGATACAAAGTTAAAGCACTGTTTTTCGATAGAGTGTCTTCGATTCGAAAGTTAAACAGAGAAGATAAGTTCGTCTACGACTTGGTTGAAGTTGTTGAGGGTTCAAACTTCATAGCAGGTGGAATTGTTGTTCACAATAGTGAGAGACACGTAAGGGAAATGTTCAGAAAGGCCAAGCAGGTTGCTCCATGCATTCTGTTCTTCGATGAAATAGACGCCTTAGCACCGAGGAGGGGATTAGGTGCTGACACTAATGTGACGGAAAGAGTTGTCAGCCAGCTATTGACCGAATTGGATGGTATAGAGGAGCTTAAGGATGTGTTTGTGATTGCTGCAACTAACAGACCCGACATGATCGATCCAGCTTTACTAAGACCGGGAAGAATCGAGAGACACATATACATCCCGCCACCGGACAAGGCTGGAAGAAAGGAGATCTTCAAGATACACCTCAGAGGAAAACCTCTCGCCTTCGATGACGAAGACGTAAGAAAAGCGGTTGAGTTGTTAAAGGCTGAAAACAAGGAGTTCGATAAGGTTAAGAGTGCCCAAGATATCGACAAGTTGCCAGATGAACTAAGGAGAAAGTTGGAGGAGAAGCTGAGAGAGTTGATATGCGAGTGGTTGGCTGAAAAAACCGAAGGTTACACTGGTGCAGACATAGAGGCTGTTTGCAGAGAGGCTGGTATGCTTGCGATAAGAGAAGCTGTAAAGCCCGGAATGACCAAGGAAGAAGCTAAGGAGATAGCTAAGAGGATAAGAATTACTAAGAGACACCTAGAGAAGGCGATCGAAAGGGTTAAGCCGAGTTTGACCAAAGAAGACTTGAAGAAATATGAGGAGATAATGGAAACCTTCCACAAAATGTACGCTTAA
- a CDS encoding metalloregulator ArsR/SmtB family transcription factor — protein MDVNELLDILGNESRRRILSLLAQKPCYVSEIAYCLKMAPKVVIEHLEKLEKAGIVKSFEEGKRRYYYIDKSFRLEVTLSPYRFSAKVVENGNIEKNDLVNVMQDLLNLRYSRDISSITETLSRIERMQDVLSRIQCYVNSKINEIMGELLSAVEKFTNDEIEKLVLYGLAKGLRELEIAEYFGLMYSEVESALKRLEERGLIERVVEGGRIVWKFRR, from the coding sequence ATGGATGTCAATGAACTCCTTGACATTCTTGGAAACGAGAGTAGAAGAAGGATATTGTCCCTCTTAGCTCAGAAACCATGCTACGTCAGCGAAATTGCTTACTGTTTGAAGATGGCTCCAAAGGTCGTAATCGAACACTTAGAGAAGCTTGAAAAAGCTGGAATAGTCAAGAGCTTCGAGGAGGGGAAGAGGAGGTACTACTACATCGATAAGAGCTTCAGACTAGAGGTAACTTTATCACCCTACAGATTCTCGGCAAAGGTTGTAGAGAATGGGAACATTGAAAAGAACGATCTCGTCAACGTTATGCAAGATCTGCTCAATCTAAGATACTCAAGAGATATCTCAAGCATAACTGAAACATTATCGAGAATTGAGAGGATGCAAGATGTGCTCTCTAGAATTCAGTGTTATGTGAACTCCAAGATCAACGAAATTATGGGCGAGCTACTTTCGGCTGTGGAAAAGTTTACAAACGATGAAATTGAGAAGCTTGTATTATATGGATTAGCTAAAGGCTTGAGAGAGCTTGAAATAGCGGAGTACTTTGGATTAATGTATTCTGAAGTCGAATCGGCCTTAAAGAGGTTGGAGGAGAGGGGGTTAATAGAAAGGGTTGTTGAGGGTGGTAGGATCGTTTGGAAGTTTAGGAGGTGA
- a CDS encoding fibrillarin-like rRNA/tRNA 2'-O-methyltransferase has translation MNAKRIIHNVYMLEKDGVKILATKSKYGSHYGERKIGEFREWIPSRSKLSAMFMKGYVIDIKPNWKVLYLGAASGTTVSHVADIVDEGVVYAVEYSAKPFAKFLELAKERKNIIPLLQDASKPWKYSGIVEKVDFIYQDIAQKNQIEIFENNARFFLKEDGEGVIMVKARSIDSTAEPEDVFRQVIRRLKESFKVIAYGSLEPYHKDHIYVHVRMK, from the coding sequence ATGAATGCCAAGCGCATAATTCACAATGTTTACATGCTTGAGAAAGACGGTGTCAAGATATTGGCTACTAAAAGCAAGTATGGAAGTCATTACGGCGAGAGAAAGATTGGAGAGTTCAGAGAGTGGATTCCTTCAAGAAGTAAGCTTTCTGCGATGTTCATGAAGGGTTACGTGATAGATATAAAGCCAAACTGGAAGGTACTCTACTTAGGTGCCGCAAGTGGAACGACTGTCAGCCATGTAGCGGATATAGTTGACGAAGGCGTTGTTTACGCTGTGGAATATTCTGCAAAGCCCTTTGCCAAGTTCCTTGAGCTTGCAAAGGAGAGAAAGAATATAATACCACTACTACAAGATGCTTCAAAGCCTTGGAAGTACAGTGGAATAGTAGAGAAAGTGGACTTCATATATCAGGACATAGCTCAGAAAAACCAGATAGAGATTTTTGAGAACAACGCCCGATTCTTTTTGAAGGAAGATGGTGAGGGAGTTATAATGGTTAAAGCTAGAAGCATAGACTCAACGGCTGAGCCTGAAGATGTTTTCAGACAGGTTATAAGGAGGCTGAAGGAGAGCTTTAAGGTGATTGCTTACGGAAGCTTGGAGCCCTATCACAAGGATCATATTTATGTCCACGTTAGGATGAAATAA
- a CDS encoding phosphoglycolate phosphatase, translating to MFKALVVDIDGTLTDKKRAINCRAVEALRKLKIPVVLATGNISCFARAVAKIIGVSDIVIAENGGVVRFSYDGEDIVLGDRSKCLRALETLRKRFKVELLDNEYRKSEVCMRRNFPIEEARKILPKDVRIVDTGFAYHIIDANVSKGKALMFIADKLGLDVKDFIAIGDSENDIEMLEVAGFGVAVANADEKLKEVADLVTSKPNGDGVVEALEFLGLI from the coding sequence GTGTTCAAGGCTTTGGTAGTTGATATAGACGGAACTTTGACGGATAAGAAGAGGGCAATAAACTGCAGAGCGGTCGAAGCACTTAGAAAACTAAAGATTCCTGTTGTCTTGGCAACCGGAAACATTTCATGCTTTGCAAGGGCTGTAGCTAAGATTATAGGTGTTTCCGATATTGTAATAGCTGAGAACGGAGGTGTTGTCAGATTCAGCTACGACGGAGAGGACATAGTTCTGGGGGATAGAAGTAAATGCTTAAGAGCTTTGGAGACACTTAGAAAACGCTTCAAAGTAGAGCTTCTCGACAACGAATATAGGAAGTCTGAGGTCTGCATGAGGAGGAACTTCCCTATAGAGGAAGCTAGAAAGATACTGCCAAAAGATGTTAGAATAGTCGATACAGGCTTCGCATACCACATAATCGATGCAAATGTCAGCAAGGGGAAGGCTTTGATGTTCATAGCCGATAAGCTTGGCTTGGACGTTAAGGATTTCATTGCGATAGGTGATTCCGAAAACGACATTGAAATGTTGGAAGTTGCAGGTTTTGGCGTTGCAGTTGCGAATGCGGATGAAAAGCTTAAGGAGGTAGCGGATTTGGTCACATCGAAGCCTAATGGAGACGGAGTTGTCGAAGCTCTTGAGTTCTTGGGACTCATTTAG
- the pheS gene encoding phenylalanine--tRNA ligase subunit alpha encodes MLTPFEVRILRSLEEGKEYKLDEAEKVAGISKDAILRGAYLLKEKGYADVKEVVVKEYRVTDEGKRYLEEGLPEERLFRFLKERGEISLNELENHFDKKMLGIALGWLRRKGAVDVKDNVVKLVKDVDFKEKEYLKLIAEGRFEEVPNKVLKDLKRRKLVEEDERKEIYVRILKKPKLELKEVITDLTPEIIISRSWKGKEFARYEVKIPAKDIYGGKVHPYERIIRECRKIFLEMGFTEIKGNYVQPAFWNFDALFQPQDHPARDMQDTFYLDRYVDIPENLADRVKQTHENGWITGSTGWKGVWDVNKARQLVLRTHTTAVTIKYLAENPEPPQKAFCIDRVYRREAIDPTHLPEFDQLEGVVLDKDVGFRHLLGLLKEFFSKMGFENVRFRPGYFPYTEPSVEPEVYVEGLGWVELGGAGVFRKEVTEPLGIKGRVLAWGLGIGRLAMLRLGLKDLRRLYLPDIGWLREMPAIVR; translated from the coding sequence ATGCTGACACCATTCGAGGTTAGGATACTTCGATCACTCGAAGAGGGAAAAGAGTACAAACTTGATGAAGCTGAAAAGGTTGCTGGAATTAGTAAGGATGCCATACTGAGAGGTGCTTACCTTTTAAAGGAAAAAGGTTATGCAGATGTTAAGGAGGTTGTTGTAAAGGAGTATAGAGTTACCGATGAAGGAAAAAGGTATTTAGAGGAGGGCTTGCCAGAGGAGAGACTATTTAGATTCTTGAAAGAAAGAGGAGAAATAAGTTTGAATGAACTCGAGAATCATTTCGACAAGAAAATGCTTGGAATAGCTTTGGGATGGCTCAGGAGAAAGGGTGCCGTCGATGTTAAAGATAATGTGGTTAAACTCGTTAAGGATGTCGATTTCAAGGAAAAGGAATATTTAAAGCTCATAGCTGAAGGTAGGTTTGAAGAAGTTCCCAATAAGGTTTTGAAAGATTTAAAGAGGAGAAAGCTTGTTGAAGAGGATGAGAGGAAAGAAATCTACGTCAGAATTCTAAAGAAACCCAAGCTTGAGCTTAAGGAGGTAATAACTGATTTGACTCCCGAGATAATAATTTCAAGGTCTTGGAAGGGTAAGGAGTTTGCAAGGTACGAAGTAAAAATACCAGCTAAGGATATATACGGCGGTAAAGTTCATCCGTACGAGCGCATAATAAGAGAGTGCAGGAAGATATTTCTCGAAATGGGGTTTACGGAAATTAAGGGAAATTACGTTCAGCCAGCTTTTTGGAACTTCGACGCTCTATTTCAACCTCAGGATCATCCTGCGAGAGACATGCAAGATACCTTCTACCTCGACAGGTATGTCGACATTCCAGAGAATCTGGCTGATAGGGTTAAGCAAACTCACGAAAACGGCTGGATAACGGGATCAACTGGCTGGAAAGGAGTTTGGGATGTAAATAAGGCTAGACAATTAGTTTTGAGAACTCACACAACGGCTGTAACAATCAAATACCTCGCCGAAAATCCTGAACCGCCGCAGAAGGCTTTCTGCATAGACAGGGTATACAGGAGAGAGGCTATAGATCCGACACACTTACCAGAATTTGATCAGCTTGAAGGTGTCGTTTTGGATAAGGATGTCGGCTTCAGACATCTCTTGGGATTGCTAAAAGAGTTCTTTTCAAAGATGGGTTTCGAGAACGTAAGGTTTAGACCCGGTTACTTCCCATATACAGAGCCAAGCGTTGAGCCTGAAGTTTACGTAGAGGGTCTGGGTTGGGTAGAGCTTGGAGGTGCTGGTGTATTCAGAAAGGAGGTTACGGAGCCTTTGGGTATTAAAGGAAGAGTTCTGGCTTGGGGTTTAGGAATAGGTAGGTTAGCTATGCTTAGACTCGGCTTAAAAGATCTCAGGAGATTGTACTTGCCAGATATCGGATGGCTTAGAGAGATGCCAGCAATTGTCAGGTAA
- a CDS encoding NifB/NifX family molybdenum-iron cluster-binding protein, giving the protein MRIAVPCEAPSLDSNVSMHFGRAPFFAIVDVENGEVVNVEFVRNPFEEHMPGQIPRFLHSLGVNAILAYGMGVKARMFFESFGIQVITGAYGRVRDVVKGFLTGTLELDLEWESREEFHRHHHY; this is encoded by the coding sequence ATGAGAATAGCAGTTCCCTGCGAAGCACCGAGCTTAGACTCAAACGTTTCAATGCACTTCGGACGTGCACCCTTCTTCGCAATCGTAGATGTCGAAAACGGAGAAGTTGTAAATGTCGAGTTCGTCAGGAACCCGTTCGAAGAGCACATGCCCGGTCAAATCCCAAGGTTTCTGCACTCCTTGGGAGTCAATGCAATCTTGGCCTACGGAATGGGTGTAAAAGCTAGAATGTTCTTTGAAAGCTTTGGAATTCAAGTTATCACCGGTGCATACGGAAGGGTTAGAGATGTTGTAAAGGGTTTCCTGACCGGAACCCTCGAGCTGGACTTGGAGTGGGAAAGCAGAGAGGAATTCCACAGGCATCATCACTACTAG
- a CDS encoding 2-amino-3,7-dideoxy-D-threo-hept-6-ulosonate synthase, which yields MWVGKRIRIERIINRETGNTVIVPMDHGVSMGPIEGLRDMPKIINAVAEGGANAVVLHKGMVVHGHRGYGKDIGLIVHLSGSTSLSPDPNEKVLVCSVEEAIRLGADAVSVHINIGSKTEAEQLKKLGMISKICVEWGMPLLAMMYPRGEGINQFDEKAVALVSRVGAELGADIVKTNFTGSVESFRRVVEGCPVPIVVAGGPKMNSVEEVLNMVRMAMDAGARGVAIGRNVFQAENPTLMTKAIATIVHENASVKEALEVLGKT from the coding sequence ATGTGGGTAGGAAAAAGGATCAGGATTGAGAGGATAATAAACAGAGAAACTGGAAACACCGTAATAGTTCCTATGGATCACGGAGTTAGCATGGGGCCTATTGAAGGTTTAAGGGATATGCCGAAAATAATAAACGCTGTAGCGGAAGGCGGAGCTAATGCAGTTGTTCTGCATAAGGGGATGGTAGTTCATGGGCATAGGGGTTACGGGAAAGATATAGGATTAATCGTTCATCTGAGCGGTTCTACGTCTCTCTCACCAGATCCGAACGAGAAGGTGCTGGTTTGCAGTGTTGAGGAGGCAATAAGGCTAGGGGCTGATGCTGTGAGCGTTCACATAAACATCGGGAGTAAAACTGAAGCGGAGCAGCTGAAAAAATTGGGAATGATCAGCAAGATATGTGTAGAGTGGGGGATGCCCCTCCTTGCAATGATGTATCCAAGAGGGGAAGGAATAAACCAGTTCGATGAGAAGGCTGTTGCGCTAGTTTCAAGAGTTGGTGCTGAATTGGGTGCTGATATAGTCAAAACAAACTTTACTGGTAGTGTTGAGAGCTTTAGACGTGTGGTAGAGGGTTGTCCAGTGCCGATAGTCGTTGCTGGTGGACCTAAGATGAACAGCGTTGAGGAAGTTTTGAACATGGTCAGAATGGCTATGGATGCTGGAGCAAGGGGAGTTGCAATAGGTAGAAACGTTTTCCAAGCTGAAAATCCGACACTGATGACAAAAGCAATTGCAACGATAGTTCACGAGAATGCGAGCGTTAAAGAGGCCCTAGAAGTTTTAGGTAAGACCTAA
- a CDS encoding type IV pilin, producing the protein MLFKNEKGVSPVIGVILMVAITVILAAVIASFVFGMGGKLSTTPPQVQLVLKDNATGLSSEQNPVFDIEHMGGDDLIFNELVVYVYYANGTLYDTLGNYNTTVTPPQLEGNKLLINGSALSDDILSPGEKVTAWEKDPSTNFTAGIYTVKIYHKPSSTFIFTGNVRVE; encoded by the coding sequence ATGTTGTTTAAAAACGAGAAAGGTGTGAGCCCAGTTATAGGAGTAATTCTAATGGTGGCAATAACAGTAATACTGGCGGCAGTGATTGCGAGTTTCGTCTTCGGAATGGGCGGCAAACTTTCAACGACACCACCACAGGTACAGCTTGTCTTAAAGGATAATGCAACCGGGTTAAGTAGTGAGCAGAATCCTGTATTTGACATAGAGCACATGGGTGGAGATGACTTGATCTTTAACGAACTCGTAGTATATGTGTACTATGCTAATGGAACTCTGTATGACACATTAGGTAATTACAACACAACAGTCACACCCCCCCAACTTGAAGGAAACAAACTACTCATAAATGGTAGTGCCCTCAGCGATGACATATTATCTCCAGGAGAAAAAGTAACTGCATGGGAAAAGGATCCAAGCACTAACTTCACTGCGGGAATATACACAGTGAAGATATACCACAAACCATCATCAACATTCATCTTCACTGGAAACGTTAGAGTTGAGTAA
- the purQ gene encoding phosphoribosylformylglycinamidine synthase subunit PurQ → MDLEEIRVAVLRIEGTNCEDETVKAFRNLGVYAEAVHLKQFYSDTVREDEQRSLFDYHCLVIPGGFSAGDYVRAGAIFSARIKSVLRRDLEVFIKEGYPVLGICNGFQVLVELGALPGFDEDKPIAEKPEMTLTVNASARFECRPSLLKHENKCAFTNLLDIGEVVMFPVAHAEGRVVFPKEREEEILNTLIENGQIVFRYVDESGNYAGYPWNPNGSVYNIAGICNVKRNVFGLMPHPERVFWGYQHPEMREGYGDGAVVFQSVIEYLRKNF, encoded by the coding sequence ATGGATTTGGAAGAGATTAGAGTTGCAGTGCTGAGGATTGAAGGAACTAATTGTGAAGACGAAACTGTCAAAGCTTTCAGAAATTTGGGAGTTTATGCTGAGGCAGTTCATCTAAAGCAGTTTTACAGCGATACTGTTAGAGAGGATGAGCAGAGAAGCCTATTCGACTATCACTGCTTGGTAATCCCCGGGGGATTCTCCGCTGGAGACTATGTTAGGGCTGGTGCAATATTTTCTGCAAGGATTAAGAGCGTTTTAAGGAGGGATTTGGAGGTTTTCATAAAGGAGGGTTACCCCGTTTTGGGAATATGCAACGGATTTCAAGTATTGGTTGAATTGGGCGCTTTACCGGGATTCGATGAAGATAAGCCGATTGCAGAAAAGCCGGAGATGACTTTAACCGTAAACGCATCAGCGAGGTTCGAATGCAGACCTTCCCTGCTTAAGCACGAAAACAAGTGTGCTTTTACGAATCTTTTGGATATTGGAGAGGTTGTAATGTTTCCCGTGGCTCATGCCGAAGGTAGGGTTGTTTTCCCCAAGGAGAGAGAGGAAGAAATCCTAAATACTCTAATCGAGAATGGGCAGATAGTTTTCAGATACGTCGATGAGAGCGGAAACTACGCGGGTTATCCTTGGAATCCGAACGGCTCTGTATACAATATTGCTGGAATTTGTAATGTCAAGAGGAACGTCTTCGGATTGATGCCTCATCCCGAGAGAGTTTTTTGGGGTTATCAGCACCCTGAGATGAGAGAGGGTTACGGTGATGGAGCCGTAGTTTTTCAGAGCGTCATCGAGTATTTGAGGAAAAACTTTTAA
- a CDS encoding DUF4405 domain-containing protein, with protein sequence MGAKTRATIVFVLIALGLFQLISGLILYFTPGRHGYREVLVYGLEKHLWKEYHLYVGLIITAVAIIHFILNWKMFKHEIKALFK encoded by the coding sequence ATGGGTGCTAAAACGAGGGCTACAATCGTTTTTGTACTGATTGCGTTGGGCTTGTTTCAGCTTATAAGTGGTTTGATACTGTACTTTACACCCGGTAGACACGGTTACAGGGAAGTTTTAGTCTACGGGTTAGAAAAGCACCTGTGGAAGGAGTACCATCTCTATGTAGGGCTTATAATTACGGCTGTAGCTATAATACATTTCATCCTAAACTGGAAGATGTTTAAACACGAAATTAAAGCACTCTTCAAATAG